From Lonchura striata isolate bLonStr1 chromosome 3, bLonStr1.mat, whole genome shotgun sequence, one genomic window encodes:
- the TDRD6 gene encoding tudor domain-containing protein 6, which produces MSSGPGSLGRGDSVTLRVRAVGLCPEAPILRLWGLLGESNADYALLYREMQAVAGPRLAARPEPGGPGASGTRLGPGELALVEVLGVWYRCFVVSYSAQGYRVFLLDEGYVVTTSAYYLARGCSELFQLPPEVLGCVVADVVPSHSNEGTASGDSPVSKWTEEAMEFLSFLQGKEVSGVVQEVLMPQVVLLELPQLVAQLQQLGLAKRVSPSWFCQVLRRCLPSGELKKQLCQQPPACSLGAFVVPQLVCALFSYQPLSPALDYYYPQLQLGVTEPVLVTHVSDPHQIYCQLQCLSQEICCLSEAMCHAYDRWEQDLLPKVGSPCAARGMDGQWYRAILLELIAGEQDQCAAVVVFVDYGKKETVATVNLRHLPAECFRMPVVTYVCALQGISDGGCGWSPLQVDLLKALVLGRGVSAHIKAFNSFEHLYYVTLYGENGVDLNHLFGSQACCLASSHVSQAEDHEQLEVEESLAEELGLPLEALPVLAHRDLAAAAVAGVHLKTWTSYSAQVSHLQDPSEFWLQLHEHYQLFRQLRQCMWNFYSHSTKLDGAGWDPQLGSLCCASGNEGVFYRAVVTRVLDTGVEIHLVDRGSTETVDLCAVKELLPQFGELPALALKCCLAGVSPPRGSWSEAAVSAFREMVLNKELKVWFLNVQGDKYMVEIFDQSQLGERRVSKLMTQGGYAEYQGYEIPKTSQKSDKSVTQASSLVCAAEESQVNAEKRLRKECDLKISDRMLDSHMGVMARESPVAAIYNSKSRESLLSRDHEGEENLHTSLRQNYVEIKPGSSCGGHLEVGSTVNVILSYIENPSSFWCQLSRNYQDLEILMDEIQEHCKNSSQPHVWPNLVCLAQYSEDKKWYRALIVSEGVCAEKVEVIYVDYGNRDQVCLTKLRALHERFLRLEAQAFRCSLYNLIQPNGQNPFVWDEEAIQAFRQFVVDSSSDLDLKCTIFALASINRDLFNIVDLITPFQSACQFLTERGVARPLFPQKHLESLVQLHSFYYSSHGIKIGSEEDVYITHVENPWTFYCQLERCADTLAQLADNINSLSERMARSGTLGKSGTLCLARYSDSQWYRGVIMEQQPKAKVFFVDFGNIETIETDDLLILPSDASDILLVPMQAIKCSVSDVSSVSKEAATWFKEAVLERRLKAVVVAKDSDNTLLVELFDRNTQINTKLKELSLNSTGLCNHVHSETLCTGNTDVNERGETAESPFNAGRPLERKKCPSEAQQEQGSKRHFKEVVNLFQHSVKGHVAAGLLEPDEMLSSKDNAVLLNKVGEETVLFSQMDTLSDTKSDAEGRCIMLRKASDLPPQKIVPALKTLVYVSYVSDPQDFYVQLGSDEVQLNNILEILNNGKSVKDPCGQLFQAGDLISAVYLEDNLWYRAVVKEKISDNSIRVHYIDYGDTSVISVDQARRLPQNLSSVPAMSIHCFLGGLKYKKNAGWTEKAVFYFTKRTSEILLSCEFVKKVEDKWEVILSDHQGIITVDLDDKDLASRERLFLRRKIDKRENRDMITGCEPLPPQVQNEISCVSDCKSFVWKFPEAGQTLKIYVTVVNSPGYFWCHRADTKDVSYIEKKIEEAEKLGLSSLNDGKSCIKSGDVCLAKYSQDGWFYRAQISSVNYDSVVVRHVDYGSEESVSLEMIRQMPSELLRVPGQAFPCCLSGFSLPDGSWLSEANKKFYDMTENLVLEAEVVAIWENKDSEVPLCVVKLEASGNSINEEMKPFWKANKETGDSAFSNLCNPLKENRSSDSNLSLCLNKETTAACGLAQEESALFCSDPFLGVTSECLETVEANVSVGAASGKVDGGYEAGECENSYDKEIPLSEGDSDNSVLLEPMRNCSPHIAGNGMKAEEQDLSEILFGQEAELKAEVTGSAPGASLFLGKEQELQRLPVLQAQPSASNGTERLGELDALEMHLPSNDLNELLQELEGVKEKSSYGEGTKEALEAKSLEMQAASGNETREPMLEQELLELPDVREETGQLTALNCLEILPLLNEKENLVPPVSDREKSVELIPSDVQPSLGEKPKKLQANLSGIHEAEAVLDDWIEVDPPSLRLSSSRGRTEKKLHQKMHDKQSMLGANFLELVLPSVQPPEEDREEDLLRLKCAVLQSSANSGSQFSFISKDSANPGPVFTVKSCDYKVEKHKGWQKKRDDCVEEWMEQDLSDSFKESGNMCVQSLGCRPGEDKKQNENLADCNAAHHDYPCNLKGFAVGSKCVVWTSLKWCDARILEISEKGTKVLNLCSGSEEIVHPENVWNGIPDGARRSSEALTPATENLQSLPEESLLQEKQTGCSSNLAEDPHVLQQC; this is translated from the exons ATGAGCTCCGGGCCGGGATCCCTCGGCCGCGGCGACAGCGTCACCCTGCGGGTCCGCGCCGTGGGGCTGTGTCCCGAGGCGCCCATCCTGCGGCTGTGGGGGCTGCTGGGTGAAAGTAATGCTGACTATGCCCTGTTGTACCGAGAGATGCAGGCGGTGGCCGGGCCGCGCCTGGCGGCCCGCCCAGAGCCCGGCGGGCCGGGGGCCAGCGGGACCAGGCTGggcccaggagagctggcaCTGGTGGAAGTGTTGGGTGTGTGGTACCGCTGCTTTGTGGTGAGTTATAGTGCCCAGGGATATCGTGTCTTCCTGCTGGACGAGGGGTACGTGGTGACCACCTCCGCCTATTACCTGGCACggggctgctcagagctgttcCAGCTGCCCCCCGAGGTGCTGGGCTGTGTCGTGGCCGATGTCGTGCCTTCCCACAGTAACGAGGGGACAGCAAGTGGGGATTCACCTGTATCCAAGTGGACCGAGGAGGCGATGGAGTTTCTCAGCTTCCTGCAAGGCAAGGAGGTGTCTGGTGTGGTGCAGGAGGTGCTAATGCCGCAGGTCGTCCTGCTTGAGCTGCCCCAGCTtgtggctcagctgcagcagctgggcctGGCCAAACGTGTCTCTCCCAGCTGGTTCTGCCAGGTGCTCAGGCGCTGCCTGCCTTCTGGCGAGTTAAAGAAGCAACTCTGTCAGCAGCCTCCAGCATGTTCCCTTGGAGCCTTTGTGGTTCCACAGCTTGTCTGTGCGTTGTTCTCATACCAGCCTCTGTCACCTGCCTTGGATTACTACTACCCTCAGCTCCAGTTGGGTGTGACAGAGCCTGTCCTAGTGACCCATGTCTCTGACCCACACCAGATTTACTGCCAGTTGCAGTGCTTGTCACAGGAGATCTGTTGCCTTTCTGAGGCCATGTGCCATGCTTATGACCGGTGGGAGCAGGACTTATTGCCCAAAGTGGGCTCACCCTGTGCTGCCCGTGGGATGGATGGCCAGTGGTACCGTGCCATTCTGCTGGAGCTCATTGCTGGGGAGCAGGACCAATGTGCAGCTGTCGTGGTCTTTGTGGATTATGGCAAGAAGGAGACTGTGGCCACAGTGAACCTGCGCCATTTGCCTGCCGAGTGTTTTCGCATGCCTGTGGTCACTTATGTGTGTGCTCTCCAGGGGATTTCAGATGGGGGCTGCGGCTGGTCCCCATTGCAGGTTGATTTGCTGAAAGCGTTGGTGCTTGGCAGAGGAGTGAGCGCTCACATCAAAGCCTTTAACTCCTTTGAGCATCTCTATTATGTGACTCTCTATGGGGAAAATGGTGTTGATTtgaaccatctttttgggtctcaGGCTTGCTGCCTGGCCAGCAGTCATGTGAGCCAAGCTGAGGATCATGAGCAGCTGGAAGTAGAGGAATCCTTAGCTGAAGAGTTGGGATTGCCACTAGAAGCACTTCCTGTTTTAGCACACAGAgatttggctgctgctgctgtagctGGTGTGCATCTGAAGACCTGGACATCGTACAGTGCACAGGTCTCCCACCTCCAAGACCCATCTGAGTTCTGGCTGCAGCTCCATGAGCATTACCAGCTTTTCAGGCAGCTGAGGCAGTGCATGTGGAATTTTTATTCCCATTCCACAAAGCTGGATGGTGCTGGGTGGGACCCACAGCTGGGATCCCTTTGTTGTGCCAGTGGGAACGAGGGTGTCTTTTATCGAGCAGTGGTCACCAGGGTACTGGACACTGGGGTGGAAATACACCTGGTGGACAGAGGCAGTACAGAAACCGTGGATCTGTGTGCTGtgaaggagctgctccctcaGTTTGGGGAGCTGCCTGCTTTAGCTCTGAAGTGTTGTTTGGCAGGTGTCTCCCCTCCAAGAGGCAGTTGGAGTGAAGCTGCTGTGTCAGCATTCAGGGAGATGGTACTGAACAAGGAACTAAAGGTTTGGTTTTTGAATGTGCAGGGTGACAAATACATGGTCGAAATTTTTGACCAGTCCCAGTTAGGAGAGAGAAGAGTAAGTAAACTCATGACCCAGGGAGGTTATGCTGAATACCAGGGGTATGAAATACCCAAGACTTCCCAGAAATCAGATAAGTCTGTGACACAGGCTTCTTCCCTAGTGTGTGCTGCAGAGGAAAGCCAAGTAAATGCAGAGAAGAGGCTGAGAAAAGAATGTGATCTAAAGATCAGTGATAGAATGCTTGATTCTCACATGGGTGTGATGGCCAGAGAGAGCCCTGTTGCAGCCATTTACAATTCTAAAAGTAGGGAATCTCTTCTTTCTCGAGACCATGAGGGTGAGGAAAATCTGCACACCTCTTTGAGGCAGAATTATGTGGAAATTAAGCCAGGCTCCTCTTGTGGAGGCCACTTAGAAGTGGGAAGTACAGTTAATGTTATTTTGTCATATATTGAGAATCCTAGTAGTTTTTGGTGTCAGTTAAGTAGAAATTACCAGGACCTTGAGATACTAATGGATGAAATTCAGGAGCATTGCAAGAATTCATCCCAGCCACATGTTTGGCCAAATCTTGTGTGTTTAGCCCAGTACTCAGAGGATAAAAAATGGTACAGGGCTTTAATAGTTAGTGAAGGAGTTTGTGCAGAAAAAGTAGAAGTCATATATGTTGACTATGGCAACAGAGACCAGGTGTGTCTAACGAAGCTCCGTGCACTTCATGAACGCTTCCTTAGGTTAGAGGCTCAGGCATTCAGATGTAGCCTTTACAACTTAATCCAACCCAATGGTCAGAATCCTTTTGTTTGGGATGAAGAAGCAATTCAGGCTTTTCGTCAGTTTGTTGTTGATTCATCATCTGACCTTGACCTGAAGTGTACAATCTTTGCCTTGGCTTCAATAAATAGGGACCTGTTTAACATTGTAGATTTAATCACACCTTTTCAGAGTGCTTGCCAGTTTCTCACTGAGAGAGGTGTAGCCAGACCTTTATTTCCTCAAAAGCATCTGGAATCTTTGGTCCAGCTTCACTCTTTCTATTATTCTAGTCACGGTATCAAAATTGGGAGTGAGGAAGATGTTTATATTACGCATGTTGAGAATCCATGGACATTTTACTGCCAGCTTGAGAGGTGTGCTGATACCTTGGCACAGCTGGCTGACAACATCAACTCCCTGAGTGAGAGGATGGCCAGGTCAGGAACCTTGGGGAAGTCTGGGACCTTGTGTCTGGCAAGGTACTCTGACAGTCAGTGGTATAGGGGAGTAATTATGGAACAACAACCTAAGGCTAAAGTCTTCTTTGTGGATTTTGGAAACATAGAGACAATAGAGACAGATGATCTGCTTATTTTACCCAGTGATGCTTCTGATATCTTGCTTGTGCCAATGCAGGCCATAAAATGTTCTGTGTCTGATGTATCATCTGTTTCCAAAGAAGCTGCAACATGGTTTAAGGAAGCTGTCCTGGAAAGGAGATTAAAAGCAGTAGTGGTAGCAAAGGACTCTGATAATACACTGCTGGTTGAGTTGTTTGATAGAAATACTCAGATTAATACAAAACTGAAAGAACTAAGCCTAAACAGTACAGGACTGTGTAATCATGTACACAGTGAGACTTTGTGCACTGGAAATACAGATGTGAATGAGAGGGGTGAGACTGCAGAGTCCCCTTTCAATGCAGGTAGAcctcttgaaagaaaaaaatgtccaTCTGAAGCCCAGCAAGAGCAAGGGAGCAAAAGACACTTCAAAGAAGTTGTAAACCTTTTCCAGCACTCTGTGAAGGGACATGTGGCAGCTGGATTACTAGAACCTGATGAGATGCTTAGCAGCAAGGACAATGCTGTTTTGTTGAATAAAGTAGGGGAGGAGACTGTGCTCTTTTCCCAGATGGATACACTGTCAGATACTAAATCTGATGCTGAAGGCAGGTGTATAATGCTTAGAAAAGCATCTGATCTACCACCACAGAAGATAGTGCCAGCTCTTAAAACCTTAGTGTATGTGTCTTATGTCAGTGACCCACAGGATTTTTATGTTCAACTAGGGAGTGATGAGGTTCAGCTTAACAACATTTTGGAGATTTTAAACAATGGGAAATCAGTGAAGGACCCTTGTGGACAGCTTTTCCAAGCAGGAGATTTAATCAGTGCTGTTTATTTGGAAGACAACCTTTGGTATCGAGCTGTAGTAAAAGAGAAGATTTCTGACAATTCAATAAGGGTACATTATATTGATTATGGTGACACTTCTGTGATTAGTGTTGATCAAGCACGCAGGCTCCCTCAGAACTTGTCATCTGTTCCAGCAATGAGCATTCACTGCTTTCTAGGTGGActcaaatacaaaaaaaatgctGGCTGGACAGAGAAAGCAGTGTTTTATTTCACCAAGAGAACAAGTGAAATCCTGCTGTCGTGTGAATTTGTAAAGAAGGTTGAGGATAAATGGGAAGTTATTCTCAGTGACCATCAAGGAATAATAACAGTGGATTTAGATGATAAAGATCTTGCAAGTAGAGAAAGACTTTtcttaagaagaaaaattgatAAAAGAGAGAACCGTGACATGATCACTGGCTGTGAGCCTTTGCCTCCTCAGGTACAAAATGAGATTTCCTGTGTAAGTGATTGCAAGTCATTTGTCTGGAAATTTCCAGAGGCAGGTCAGACTTTAAAAATTTATGTCACAGTGGTAAATAGTCCAGGATACTTCTGGTGTCACCGTGCTGACACAAAAGATGTGAGCTACATCgagaaaaaaatagaggaaGCTGAAAAGCTTGGACTAAGCTCTCTGAATGATGGCAAGTCTTGTATTAAAAGTGGTGACGTTTGTTTAGCAAAATACAGTCAAGATGGGTGGTTCTACAGAGCTCAGATCAGCAGTGTGAATTATGACAGTGTAGTTGTTAGACATGTGGATTATGGAAGCGAGGAAAGCGTCAGCCTGGAGATGATCCGACAGATGCCGAGTGAACTGCTCAGAGTACCTGGGCAAGCATTTCCTTGCTGTCTGTCAGGTTTCAGTCTCCCAGATGGCTCATGGCTTAGTGAAGCAAATAAAAAGTTTTATGATATGACTGAAAACCTTGTATTAGAAGCTGAAGTAGTAGCAATTTGGGAAAATAAAGATTCTGAAGTCCCTCTGTGTGTTGTCAAGCTGGAAGCTTCTGGCAATAGTATTAATGAAGAGATGAAGCCTTTTTGGAAGGCTAATAAAGAAACTGGTGACAGTGCTTTCTCAAATCTTTGCAACCCCctaaaggaaaacagaagttcAGACAGCAATTTGAGTCTCTGTCTCAACAAAGAAACTACTGCTGCTTGTGGATTAGCTCAGGAAGAAAGTGCTTTATTTTGTTCTGATCCTTTCCTGGGTGTAACTTCTGAGTGCTTAGAAACCGTGGAAGCAAATGTGTCAGTGGGAGCTGCCAGTGGGAAGGTTGATGGTGGATATGAAGCAGGAGAGTGTGAGAACAGTTATGATAAAGAGATACCTCTGTCTGAAGGTGACAGTGATAACAGTGTGCTACTGGAACCAATGAGAAACTGCAGCCCTCATATTGCAGGGAATGGAATGAAAGCTGAAGAACAAGACCTGTCTGAAATATTGTTTGGACAGGAGGCTGAGCTGAAAGCAGAAGTGACAGGCAGTGCTCCAGGagccagccttttccttggaaaagagcAAGAACTACAGAGATTGCCAGTGCTCCAGGCACAGCCATCTGCAAGCAATGGAACAGAGAGATTAGGAGAACTGGATGCATTAGAAATGCACTTACCAAGTAATGATCTAAATGAGCTCCTACAGGAGCTAGAGGGAGTTAAGGAAAAGTCCTCCTATGGTGAAGGAACAAAGGAAGCACTGGAAGCAAAGTCTCTTGAAATGCAGGCAGCATCAGGCAATGAAACAAGAGAGCCAATGTTGGAGCAGGAAttgctggagctgccagatgTGAGAGAGGAGACAGGGCAGTTGACAGCTCTGAACTGTCTTGAAATTTTACCATTACttaatgagaaagaaaatctaGTGCCTCCAGTTAGTGACAGAGAGAAGTCAGTAGAGCTGATTCCATCTGATGTTCAGCCTTCTTTGGGAGAAAAGCCCAAGAAACTGCAAGCAAATTTGTCTGGAATTCATGAAGCAGAAGCTGTACTAGATGATTGGATTGAAGTAGACCCTCCTTCCCTAAGGCTGTCATCATCTCGAGGTAGAACTGAGAAGAAGCTGCACCAGAAGATGCATGACAAGCAGTCCATGCTAGGAGCCAACTTTCTGGAACTGGTGCTGCCCAGCGTTCAGCCTCCTGAGGAAGACAGGGAAGAGGACTTGTTAAGGCTCAAATGTGCTGTGCTACAGAGTTCTGCAAATAGTGGAAgtcaattttcatttatttcaaaagaCTCAGCAAATCCAGGGCCTGTTTTCACTGTGAAATCATGTGACTATAAAGTTGAGAAACATAAGGGGTGGCAGAAGAAGAGAGATGACTGTGTGGAAGAATGGATGGAACAAGACTTGAGTGACTCATTTAAAGAGAGTGGAAATATGTGTGTTCAGTCTTTAGGCTGTAGACCTGGGGaagacaaaaagcaaaatgagaaCCTGGCTGACTGCAATGCAG CACACCATGACTATCCTTGTAATCTGAAGGGCTTTGCTGTTGGTTCCAAATGTGTGGTGTGGACTTCTCTCAAATGGTGTGATGCTCGCATTTTGGAGATATCGGAGAAGGGTACCAAG